One Streptomonospora salina genomic window, CCGGTACAGGGCCACGACCGTCGACGCCCCGACAATCTCGCCCCGGTCGATCATTTCGACCGCATCATCCAGCCCGAACCAGCCGACGTCCTCGGCTTCGTTCACGTCCGGCGCGGTGTCCGTGCGGTCGGCACCGCGGGCGAGGTAGATCAGCTGAGGCTGGTCCACGCTGCCGATGGCGGGCTGGAACGTGCACAGCTCCTCCATCGATCGCGGTCGCCACCCGGTTTCCTCCTCGACTTCGCGCGCCGCGGCAGCGGGGATGTCCTCGGCGTGGTCGACGTAACCGCCGGGCAGTTCCCAAACCCACCGGTCGATGAGGATGCGGTGGCGGTACATGAGCAGGACCCGCCACTCGTCGTCGGCCACCAGTGTCATGGCAGCCGGCGGCATTTTCGCAGCGTATTGCGTAAACCTAGTGCCGTCGGGCAATTCCACGTCGATCGTGGACAGCCGGATGTGGCGGTTCTCGTCGACCAGGCGTGTGCCATGGATTTTCCACTGGGTGGCACGCATGGACGCCACTCTAGATCCCGCCCCACGACCCGAGGCAGGCCGGGGCAGGGAGCGCAAGAGAGCCACGACTACTGCACGCAGAGGCGTTCGCGCAGGCACGTGAGCTTTCACCGCCTGGAGTTCGGCTCGGCATCAGCAAGAGGACCGCTGCTGTCTGAGCCCTTCCCTACGTCCCCATACGCCCCGAACCGCCGAGAGGAAAGCTATATGACCGATTCGGACCGCGCCCGGCAGCTGCGTGATCAGCTCGTAGACGAGATCGTCGACTACGGAACCATCACCGCGCCCGAGATCGAACAGGCGATGCGCCGCGTCGTGCGGCATGCGTTCATTCCCGAGGCCGACCTCGAAGAGGCCTACGATCCGTTCACGGCGGTGGTCACCAAGCGCGCGGAGGACGGCACCTCGCTGAGTTCGGTCTCGGCGGCCCACATTCAGGCGAGGATGCTGGAGCAGGCGCGCCTGGAGCCGGGCATGCGGGTGCTGGAGATCGGCTCTGGCGGCTACAACGCCGCGCTCATCGCCGAGATCGTCGGATCCGACGGCGCGGTCACCACCCTCGACATCGACCCCG contains:
- a CDS encoding NUDIX domain-containing protein; translation: MRATQWKIHGTRLVDENRHIRLSTIDVELPDGTRFTQYAAKMPPAAMTLVADDEWRVLLMYRHRILIDRWVWELPGGYVDHAEDIPAAAAREVEEETGWRPRSMEELCTFQPAIGSVDQPQLIYLARGADRTDTAPDVNEAEDVGWFGLDDAVEMIDRGEIVGASTVVALYRALSLR